Proteins from one Halovivax limisalsi genomic window:
- a CDS encoding MBL fold metallo-hydrolase: protein MQISYQHANVTRGNESTLLRFTAADGRRACVLVDAGDGVDVEAMLDEDEYLTAILLTHAHIDHYRSLARNVVHGASVYAAPATAAVLERALPEARKDSNVGPVEDALDALEPIADWTDVLPEVAVRPVPAGHAPGATGFAVRVTDDAGAIASEHHLLVTGDFSRRPCGGFPGFPTAYPFEVDALLCNVATNDSYESTLRTAVRTVLERAFAGSRVVLAGGSLSGVHLATVLGAVADRLGRTLRIRVVGQTAKLLEALRDEVPGDRWELDALLADGRLEPWPVFDDPAEVLEPGTVTVAGPASPTRGSAERLFDAIAADSGALFVQTAGGDPPDAPRGGCTTRTFDLGNHPTRETVLSVVEALVPQQVIVKHAGRSTMKRFQRDLDHCFVWGSGDEAVHRLYADGEWLEPPWISEAAVRSIRSGRRERLQEPGVERAESLPPLDPGPVDLAAEGLDLDSLAAAFAGPIADPYGGAAGSGAASSDAPGSSPLPIRYDGGDGETDAVDSGDGFVPDGDPDGGHAPERRSDAETAGRADVAAWLSAETESSFVTVGDGGIPLSVGTSRAGPGESAEGADALPTEPLSIEVLDRLESIERRLDGERLPARVLGGGPDRVLKPLEDVELEPGEILTVRIQRDRETGTDPSVE, encoded by the coding sequence ATGCAAATTTCCTATCAGCACGCGAACGTCACCCGGGGCAACGAGTCGACGCTGCTTCGGTTCACCGCGGCTGATGGGAGGCGGGCCTGCGTGCTCGTCGACGCGGGGGACGGCGTCGACGTCGAAGCCATGCTCGACGAGGACGAGTACCTGACGGCGATCCTGCTCACGCACGCCCACATCGACCACTACCGCTCGCTCGCCCGCAACGTCGTCCACGGTGCATCCGTCTACGCTGCACCGGCGACCGCGGCGGTCCTCGAACGGGCGCTGCCCGAGGCGCGAAAGGACTCGAACGTCGGTCCCGTCGAGGATGCACTCGACGCGCTCGAGCCGATCGCGGACTGGACCGACGTCCTGCCCGAGGTGGCCGTCAGACCCGTCCCCGCCGGCCACGCGCCGGGTGCGACGGGCTTTGCCGTTCGGGTGACGGACGACGCCGGCGCCATCGCGAGCGAGCACCACCTGCTCGTCACCGGTGACTTCTCGCGACGTCCCTGCGGCGGATTTCCCGGCTTCCCGACCGCCTACCCGTTCGAGGTCGACGCGCTCCTCTGCAACGTGGCGACGAACGACTCGTACGAATCTACCCTCCGGACGGCCGTCAGGACGGTCCTCGAACGGGCCTTCGCCGGCTCGCGAGTCGTCCTCGCCGGCGGTTCGCTCTCCGGCGTCCATCTGGCCACGGTTCTGGGCGCGGTCGCCGATCGCCTCGGACGCACGCTTCGGATCCGCGTCGTCGGCCAGACCGCGAAACTGCTCGAAGCCCTCCGCGACGAAGTCCCTGGCGACCGCTGGGAACTCGACGCCCTGCTCGCGGACGGCCGACTCGAACCGTGGCCCGTTTTCGACGACCCCGCCGAGGTGCTCGAACCGGGAACGGTCACGGTCGCCGGCCCCGCGAGCCCCACCCGCGGGAGCGCCGAGCGGCTCTTCGACGCGATCGCGGCCGATTCGGGCGCGCTGTTCGTTCAGACGGCAGGCGGCGATCCGCCGGACGCCCCGCGGGGCGGCTGCACGACGCGGACGTTCGATCTCGGCAACCACCCGACGCGCGAGACCGTCCTGTCCGTCGTCGAAGCGCTCGTTCCACAGCAGGTGATCGTCAAGCACGCCGGTCGGTCGACGATGAAGCGCTTTCAGCGGGATCTGGATCACTGTTTCGTCTGGGGGAGCGGCGACGAGGCGGTCCACCGGCTCTACGCCGACGGCGAGTGGCTCGAACCGCCCTGGATCAGCGAAGCCGCCGTCCGCTCGATCAGAAGCGGGCGTCGCGAACGGCTCCAGGAACCCGGGGTCGAACGCGCCGAATCGCTGCCCCCGCTCGATCCCGGCCCGGTCGATCTCGCGGCCGAAGGACTCGATCTCGATTCGCTCGCCGCAGCGTTCGCCGGTCCGATCGCGGATCCCTACGGCGGGGCGGCCGGTTCGGGGGCGGCCAGTTCGGACGCGCCCGGTTCGAGCCCGCTTCCGATCCGCTACGACGGAGGCGACGGGGAGACCGATGCCGTCGATTCGGGCGATGGCTTCGTCCCGGACGGCGATCCAGACGGCGGGCACGCCCCGGAGCGGCGTTCGGACGCGGAGACGGCCGGACGCGCCGACGTGGCGGCGTGGCTTTCGGCCGAGACCGAATCCAGTTTCGTTACCGTGGGTGACGGTGGCATCCCGCTCTCCGTGGGGACCTCGAGAGCGGGCCCGGGGGAGTCCGCGGAAGGAGCCGACGCGCTCCCGACCGAGCCCCTCTCGATCGAGGTGCTCGACCGACTCGAATCGATCGAGCGGCGACTCGACGGCGAGCGGCTGCCGGCTCGCGTCCTCGGCGGCGGTCCGGACCGGGTACTCAAACCGCTCGAGGACGTCGAGCTGGAACCGGGCGAGATCCTCACGGTCCGGATCCAGCGCGATCGGGAGACGGGGAC
- a CDS encoding GNAT family N-acetyltransferase, whose product MQLTRRYPDEPADPFPAPPATFVDDEGRRMQVEALDSDAAVTDALTAMYDRFHPADRAQGIPPTGEDRIREWLAPLVDDGVNVGVRPVSSDDAPPYVGHAVLVPDTDDPEGTDPGDHEWELAIFVLRAYQGAGVGTELLAHLLGEAETRGIEHVWLTVERWNSAAITLYERTGFETVGRESFDLEMAIRLDGER is encoded by the coding sequence ATGCAACTGACACGACGCTACCCGGACGAGCCGGCCGACCCGTTTCCCGCACCGCCGGCGACGTTCGTCGACGACGAGGGTCGACGCATGCAGGTCGAGGCCCTCGATAGCGACGCGGCAGTGACCGACGCGCTGACGGCGATGTACGACCGCTTTCACCCGGCCGATCGCGCGCAGGGCATCCCGCCGACCGGCGAGGACCGCATCCGCGAGTGGCTCGCGCCGCTCGTCGACGACGGCGTGAACGTCGGCGTCCGGCCGGTTTCGAGCGACGACGCCCCGCCGTACGTGGGCCACGCCGTCCTGGTGCCGGACACCGACGATCCGGAGGGCACCGACCCCGGCGATCACGAGTGGGAACTGGCGATCTTCGTGCTGCGAGCGTACCAGGGCGCCGGCGTGGGGACCGAACTGCTCGCGCACCTGCTGGGCGAAGCCGAAACGCGCGGAATCGAGCACGTCTGGCTCACCGTCGAACGATGGAACAGCGCGGCCATCACGCTCTACGAACGGACGGGCTTCGAAACGGTCGGCCGCGAGAGTTTCGACCTGGAGATGGCGATCCGCCTCGACGGAGAGCGGTGA
- a CDS encoding universal stress protein, translating into MDVLLGLGGTDESIRALAETVDRAATIGDDLVIAVLENRDSPRSADEMLETARSAVDSAGLDAEVRRLDGEPGPALVELAESEAFDQVVIGGGTETPMGKIRLGPITEFVLLNASMTVKLVR; encoded by the coding sequence ATGGACGTATTGCTGGGTCTCGGTGGGACCGACGAGTCGATCCGGGCCCTGGCGGAGACGGTCGATCGCGCCGCGACGATCGGCGACGACCTCGTGATCGCCGTCCTCGAGAACCGCGACTCGCCGCGAAGCGCCGACGAGATGCTCGAGACGGCCAGGTCGGCGGTCGACTCGGCCGGCCTCGACGCCGAGGTGCGACGGCTGGACGGCGAGCCGGGGCCCGCGCTGGTCGAGCTGGCCGAGTCCGAGGCCTTCGACCAGGTGGTCATCGGCGGCGGGACGGAGACGCCGATGGGCAAGATTCGACTCGGCCCGATCACGGAGTTCGTCCTGCTCAACGCCTCGATGACGGTCAAACTGGTGCGGTGA
- the sod gene encoding superoxide dismutase: protein MTDYELPPLPYDYDALEPHLSEQVLTWHHDTHHQGYVDGWNAADETLAENRESGDVSDSSGAIRNVTHNGSGHILHDLFWQNMSPEGGDEPAGALADRIAADFGSYEAWKAEFEAAAGDAGGWALLVYDSFSNQLRNVVVDKHDQGALWGAHPILALDVWEHSYYYDYGPARGDFVDAFFAVVDWDEPARRYDQAVDRFE from the coding sequence ATGACCGACTACGAACTGCCACCGCTGCCGTACGACTACGACGCACTGGAACCGCACCTCTCCGAACAGGTCCTGACCTGGCACCACGACACCCACCACCAGGGCTACGTCGACGGCTGGAACGCCGCCGACGAAACCCTGGCCGAAAACCGCGAATCGGGTGACGTCTCCGATTCCTCCGGCGCGATCCGAAACGTGACTCACAACGGGTCGGGCCACATCCTGCACGACCTCTTCTGGCAGAACATGTCCCCCGAGGGCGGCGATGAGCCCGCTGGCGCCCTGGCGGATCGCATCGCGGCCGATTTCGGCTCGTACGAGGCCTGGAAGGCCGAGTTCGAGGCCGCGGCCGGCGACGCGGGCGGCTGGGCGCTGCTCGTCTACGACAGCTTCTCGAACCAGCTCCGCAACGTCGTCGTAGACAAGCACGACCAGGGAGCCCTCTGGGGTGCGCACCCGATCCTCGCTCTGGACGTCTGGGAACACTCCTACTACTACGATTACGGTCCCGCTCGCGGCGACTTCGTCGACGCCTTCTTCGCCGTCGTCGACTGGGACGAGCCGGCGCGGCGCTACGACCAGGCCGTCGACCGGTTCGAATAA
- a CDS encoding SHOCT domain-containing protein produces the protein MGSTDDGGEFSLMELFVVKFVLADVIIIAALVFAGPLYALAITALLVLSVVLVWYLTEHVGSSDETAVDEAERTAAAIEAVDPVTTLQERYASGDLSEDEFERRLDRLLDADERAADADVETKQLSLERE, from the coding sequence ATGGGTTCGACGGACGACGGCGGCGAGTTCAGCCTGATGGAACTGTTCGTCGTCAAGTTCGTTCTCGCGGACGTCATCATCATCGCCGCTCTGGTCTTTGCCGGCCCGCTCTACGCGCTGGCCATCACGGCGCTGCTCGTGCTGAGCGTCGTCCTCGTCTGGTATCTCACCGAGCACGTCGGGTCGAGCGACGAGACGGCGGTCGACGAGGCCGAGCGGACGGCGGCCGCGATCGAGGCGGTCGATCCGGTGACGACGCTCCAGGAGCGCTACGCCAGCGGCGACCTCTCGGAGGACGAGTTCGAGCGCCGCCTCGATCGGCTGCTGGACGCCGACGAGCGCGCCGCCGACGCCGACGTAGAGACGAAGCAACTCTCACTCGAACGCGAGTAG
- a CDS encoding PH domain-containing protein: MSVTRESGLDIDVDGRPDVGWTTGIGVYVGIVVATVGGTIATAAGVSFPTVVGSLSTAFTFGLIGGALAARRANALPVRFARDWRWLAAPFVVPAGLALLTGGILRSGVVDTAAITSSLGAVGSGLFALALTNMARTRYARLMAPNEPIAAADFVSATQPRNFAAFGLLVLGLQGILLPAVDYLSFHLSFMGVAFLLMGYWMHESLRPADEPGLASRVPPIRWLSRILPFTKRRSVLGSTFEYDPYSFEPAGTSELRVHEEGLVLRQPLRRRFVPWSDVEDVTLTETELRIERSGIRNLRCHREVIDDAVSVRDAIDSARQRARETVSE; encoded by the coding sequence ATGAGCGTCACCCGCGAATCCGGCCTCGATATCGACGTCGACGGTCGTCCGGACGTCGGCTGGACGACGGGTATCGGCGTCTACGTCGGGATCGTCGTCGCGACGGTCGGCGGGACGATCGCCACCGCGGCGGGCGTCAGTTTCCCGACGGTCGTCGGCAGCCTCTCGACGGCCTTCACGTTCGGCCTCATCGGCGGCGCCCTCGCCGCGCGGCGCGCGAACGCCCTCCCGGTACGCTTCGCGCGCGACTGGCGCTGGCTCGCCGCCCCGTTCGTCGTGCCGGCCGGTCTCGCCCTCCTGACGGGTGGCATCCTCCGGTCCGGCGTCGTCGACACCGCGGCGATCACGAGCAGCCTCGGCGCGGTCGGGTCGGGACTGTTCGCCCTCGCGCTCACGAACATGGCCCGGACGCGCTACGCCCGACTCATGGCCCCGAACGAGCCGATCGCGGCGGCCGACTTCGTCTCGGCTACCCAGCCCAGAAACTTCGCCGCCTTCGGCCTCCTCGTGCTGGGTCTGCAAGGGATACTGCTGCCCGCGGTCGATTATCTCAGCTTTCACCTCTCGTTCATGGGTGTCGCGTTCCTCCTCATGGGCTATTGGATGCACGAGAGCCTCCGACCGGCGGACGAACCGGGCCTGGCATCGCGCGTTCCCCCGATCCGCTGGCTCAGTCGTATTCTGCCGTTTACGAAGCGTCGATCCGTCCTCGGTTCAACGTTCGAGTACGATCCGTACTCGTTCGAACCCGCCGGAACGAGTGAACTCAGAGTCCACGAAGAGGGACTCGTCCTCCGCCAGCCGCTGCGGCGTCGGTTCGTCCCCTGGAGCGACGTCGAGGACGTGACGCTGACCGAGACGGAACTGCGTATCGAGCGCTCCGGAATCCGGAACCTGCGGTGTCACCGCGAGGTCATCGATGACGCCGTGAGCGTCCGCGACGCGATCGACTCGGCGAGACAGCGCGCGCGAGAAACCGTTTCCGAGTGA
- the dapA gene encoding 4-hydroxy-tetrahydrodipicolinate synthase: protein MTHDDPFTGVYPAMCTPFDADDRIDFETLRADARRLEAAGVAGLVPVGSTGESATLSHDEHVRVVEAVVDAVDEVPVIAGSGSNNTREALELSERAADAGADALLLISPYYNKPEQRGLREHYLTIADAVDLPQIVYNVPSRTGRTIDPDTVVDLAAHPNVRGYKAAEGDLNAIGEIAERTRDETFSVLSGDDGLTLPICSVGGTGAISVAANVEPDRTVAMVEAARSGDYARARALHHELGPLVRELFVETNPIPVTEALAIREGYPPHLRSPLTRLAPEHRDDLEAVLDSYAPFDGDAATAPVGER, encoded by the coding sequence ATGACACACGACGACCCCTTCACCGGCGTCTACCCGGCGATGTGTACGCCGTTCGACGCCGACGACCGCATCGACTTCGAAACGCTGCGCGCCGACGCCCGACGGCTCGAGGCCGCCGGCGTGGCCGGACTCGTCCCCGTGGGATCGACGGGCGAGTCCGCGACGCTCTCGCACGACGAACACGTCCGCGTCGTCGAGGCCGTCGTCGACGCCGTCGACGAGGTGCCCGTGATCGCGGGCAGCGGCTCGAACAACACCCGCGAGGCGCTTGAACTCTCCGAGCGCGCCGCCGACGCCGGCGCGGACGCGCTCCTCCTGATCTCGCCGTACTACAACAAGCCCGAACAGCGCGGCCTGCGCGAGCACTACCTGACGATCGCCGACGCCGTCGACCTGCCCCAGATCGTCTACAACGTCCCCTCGCGAACGGGGCGGACGATCGACCCCGATACCGTCGTCGACCTGGCCGCCCACCCGAACGTCCGGGGCTACAAGGCCGCGGAGGGCGACCTGAACGCGATCGGCGAGATCGCCGAGCGAACCCGCGACGAGACGTTTTCCGTTCTCTCGGGCGACGACGGACTCACCCTCCCGATCTGCTCGGTTGGCGGGACGGGTGCGATCAGCGTCGCCGCGAACGTCGAACCGGACCGCACCGTCGCGATGGTCGAGGCGGCGCGCTCGGGCGACTACGCCCGCGCTCGCGCGCTCCACCACGAACTCGGCCCGCTCGTTCGCGAACTGTTCGTGGAGACGAACCCGATCCCGGTCACGGAGGCGCTCGCGATCCGCGAGGGGTATCCGCCCCACCTCCGATCGCCGCTGACCCGGCTCGCACCCGAACACAGGGATGACCTCGAAGCGGTCCTCGATTCCTACGCCCCGTTCGACGGGGATGCGGCCACCGCGCCGGTGGGCGAGCGATGA
- the dapB gene encoding 4-hydroxy-tetrahydrodipicolinate reductase, with protein sequence MTDASDLRLGVTGATGRMGREVLEAVDDREGCDAVFAVNRSPEADEIGGVPIEPASEFDALVAEREPHAVVDFTGPDAALAYAEACAAAGVAFVTGTTGIDGGDRERLREASESIPVLHASNFSRGVAVLDRLVAAATRSLPEFDIELVETHHRGKRDAPSGTANALLRTVESAREEAAEGGADSDPPGRVHGREGEAPRQPGEIGVHAVRAGAIAGEHELLLAGDHEELRIAHRAGDRGVFAAGALEAADWLAGRDPGWYDFAEVIDG encoded by the coding sequence ATGACGGACGCGAGCGACCTCCGGCTGGGCGTCACCGGCGCGACCGGCCGGATGGGTCGCGAGGTTCTCGAAGCGGTCGACGACCGCGAGGGCTGCGACGCCGTCTTCGCGGTGAACCGGTCGCCCGAGGCAGACGAGATCGGCGGCGTGCCGATCGAGCCGGCGAGCGAGTTCGACGCGCTCGTCGCCGAGCGCGAACCGCACGCGGTCGTCGACTTCACCGGCCCCGACGCCGCGCTCGCGTACGCCGAGGCCTGCGCCGCCGCCGGCGTCGCGTTCGTCACGGGGACGACCGGAATCGACGGCGGGGACCGCGAGCGACTCCGAGAGGCGAGCGAGTCGATCCCGGTCCTGCACGCGTCGAACTTCTCCCGCGGCGTCGCCGTCCTCGACCGCCTCGTCGCGGCGGCGACGCGCAGCCTCCCCGAGTTCGACATCGAACTCGTCGAAACTCATCACCGGGGCAAGCGCGACGCCCCGAGCGGGACGGCGAACGCCCTCCTCCGGACGGTCGAATCGGCCCGCGAGGAGGCAGCTGAAGGCGGTGCGGATTCCGATCCCCCCGGCCGCGTCCACGGGCGCGAGGGCGAAGCGCCCCGCCAGCCGGGCGAGATCGGCGTTCACGCGGTCCGGGCGGGCGCGATCGCCGGCGAACACGAACTCCTGCTGGCCGGCGACCACGAGGAACTCCGCATCGCCCACCGGGCGGGCGACCGCGGCGTCTTCGCCGCCGGCGCGCTCGAGGCGGCCGACTGGCTCGCCGGCCGCGACCCCGGCTGGTACGACTTCGCCGAGGTGATCGATGGATGA
- a CDS encoding 2,3,4,5-tetrahydropyridine-2,6-dicarboxylate N-succinyltransferase produces the protein MSPSLESAIDDLWERHEAGDVSAATATEDDLATLSDFLDALEAGEARAAERRGGDWEANEWVKRGMLLTFGLRETAAREYGDVTYNDVLPLADTASYGERGTRNTPDGTVVRRGAHVGEDCILMSPSFVNVGARVGDGTLVDSCDTVGSCAQIGANVKLGANTLIGGVLEPVEEAPVVIEDGVSLGAGCRVTSGFVVGAGSVVGENTLLTPRIPVYDLVDEEVYYGNLPPERRAFTRFVESSIGEHDLFEGGAYKPAVVATTLEDRTLEATEREEVLRS, from the coding sequence ATGAGTCCGTCGCTCGAGTCGGCGATCGACGACCTCTGGGAACGTCACGAGGCCGGCGACGTGTCCGCGGCGACGGCGACCGAGGACGACCTCGCGACGCTTTCGGACTTCCTCGACGCGCTCGAAGCGGGCGAGGCGCGGGCCGCCGAGCGCCGCGGCGGCGACTGGGAGGCGAACGAGTGGGTCAAGCGCGGAATGCTGCTCACGTTCGGCCTGCGCGAGACGGCCGCCCGCGAGTACGGCGACGTCACGTACAACGACGTCCTCCCGCTCGCCGACACCGCTTCGTACGGCGAGCGCGGCACCCGGAACACGCCGGACGGCACCGTCGTCCGACGGGGCGCCCACGTCGGCGAGGACTGCATCCTGATGAGCCCCTCCTTCGTCAACGTCGGCGCCCGCGTCGGCGACGGCACCCTCGTCGACTCCTGCGACACGGTCGGCTCCTGCGCCCAGATCGGCGCGAACGTCAAGCTCGGCGCCAACACGCTGATCGGCGGCGTCCTCGAACCCGTCGAGGAGGCGCCGGTCGTGATCGAGGACGGCGTCTCCCTGGGGGCCGGCTGTCGCGTGACCTCCGGATTCGTCGTCGGCGCCGGCTCGGTCGTCGGCGAGAACACGCTCCTGACGCCGCGCATCCCCGTCTACGACCTCGTCGACGAGGAGGTGTACTACGGCAACCTGCCGCCGGAGCGCCGGGCGTTCACCCGGTTCGTCGAGTCCTCGATCGGCGAGCACGACCTCTTCGAGGGCGGCGCGTACAAGCCGGCAGTCGTCGCGACGACGCTCGAGGATCGCACGCTCGAGGCGACGGAACGCGAGGAGGTGCTCCGGTCGTGA
- the lysA gene encoding diaminopimelate decarboxylase, producing the protein MTGRSDESGEPTATATDRGESVRRLDDWDGAFLRSLAAEYETPLYVLDLDRVRANYRRLASAFPDADICYAAKANALGDVLETLLAEGATIECASAGEVQRALAAGASGDRIHYTAVNPPERDLEYVLDVWADEPHLTITAGARDTVERLADAGYDGRLALRVNPGVGAGHHDAVRTGGDATFGIPADRLVGVAEFAVESGLDLVGLHAHVGSGVLDDEQVAAHREFVGRVAALAEDILSAVGPVDFVDVGGGFGVPYRESESPLDLDAVAGATRDALVGVDADLVVEPGRYLVADAGLLLTRANTVKETPGTRVVGVDAGMTSLLRPALYDAYHDIRPVAPGAADRDRVAQTITGPICESADVFCTDRPLPRIDREEPLAVGNAGAYGYEMASTYNSRPRPASVVVDAGSVSLARRRESIDDLTRLERNRADAGTERAPGAAERAADGTSPATDGGSSTEVDE; encoded by the coding sequence GTGACCGGACGATCCGACGAGTCCGGTGAGCCGACGGCCACCGCGACCGACCGAGGCGAGTCGGTCCGGCGACTCGACGACTGGGACGGCGCGTTCCTGCGCTCGCTCGCGGCGGAGTACGAGACGCCGCTGTACGTCCTCGACCTGGACCGCGTGCGGGCGAACTACCGGCGCCTCGCCTCGGCGTTCCCCGACGCCGACATCTGCTACGCGGCGAAGGCAAACGCGCTCGGCGACGTTCTCGAGACGCTGCTGGCCGAGGGTGCGACGATCGAGTGCGCCTCGGCGGGCGAGGTGCAGCGCGCGCTCGCCGCCGGCGCGTCCGGCGATCGGATCCACTACACGGCGGTCAACCCGCCGGAGCGCGACCTCGAGTACGTCCTCGACGTCTGGGCCGACGAGCCGCACCTGACGATCACCGCCGGCGCCCGCGATACGGTCGAGCGCCTCGCCGACGCCGGCTACGACGGCCGACTCGCCCTGCGGGTCAACCCGGGCGTGGGCGCGGGCCACCACGACGCCGTCCGGACGGGCGGCGACGCCACGTTCGGGATCCCCGCGGATCGACTCGTCGGCGTGGCCGAATTCGCCGTCGAATCGGGCCTCGACCTCGTCGGCCTGCACGCCCACGTTGGCTCCGGGGTGCTCGACGACGAGCAGGTCGCGGCCCACCGCGAGTTCGTCGGCCGGGTCGCCGCGCTCGCCGAAGACATCCTGTCCGCGGTCGGCCCTGTCGACTTCGTCGACGTCGGCGGCGGCTTCGGGGTACCGTACCGCGAGTCGGAATCGCCGCTCGACCTCGACGCCGTGGCCGGGGCGACCCGGGACGCGCTAGTCGGCGTCGACGCCGACCTCGTCGTCGAACCCGGTCGCTACCTCGTCGCCGACGCCGGCCTCCTGCTGACCCGGGCGAACACCGTCAAGGAGACGCCCGGGACGCGGGTCGTCGGCGTCGACGCGGGCATGACGTCGCTGCTTCGCCCGGCGCTGTACGACGCCTATCACGACATCCGTCCGGTCGCGCCCGGTGCGGCCGATCGCGACCGGGTCGCACAGACCATCACCGGGCCGATCTGCGAAAGCGCGGACGTCTTCTGTACGGATCGTCCCCTCCCGCGGATCGACCGCGAGGAACCCCTCGCGGTCGGGAACGCCGGCGCCTACGGCTACGAGATGGCGAGCACGTACAACTCCCGGCCCCGGCCCGCGTCGGTCGTCGTCGACGCCGGATCGGTCAGCCTCGCCCGGCGTCGGGAATCGATCGACGACCTGACTCGGCTGGAACGCAACCGAGCCGATGCCGGGACGGAACGAGCACCAGGTGCGGCGGAGCGAGCCGCTGACGGGACGTCGCCGGCGACCGACGGCGGTTCGTCCACGGAGGTGGACGAATGA
- a CDS encoding diaminopimelate epimerase yields the protein MSSIAADDATVPVAKYHGTGNDFVVVDAAESIPDRRAFARRVCDRSDGLGADGVLFLALEPDYRPPRVVMTLVQPDGSTAPMCGNGARCAAAWAMTRTGADAVMVDTQSGSRRAERVALADGEDLTVDGPADGPLEAVADGEPPNATTADGPPDAISVEMGEPAFEPAAVPVRADGPVVERPLSELGLDGAEAAVDPEGTSELPASHPVTLVNTGVPHAIVFVDDVASVDLTTLGPAIRHADAFPRGTNVTIASLDVGRATDDHPVFAQRTYERGVEGETDACGTGAVAIAAAAAETGRTETGVPVSVHPPGGDLRVAFDDLGRAVLAGPVVREFTTDLSVLGAQ from the coding sequence ATGAGTTCGATCGCGGCCGACGACGCGACCGTTCCGGTCGCGAAGTACCACGGTACCGGCAACGACTTCGTCGTGGTCGACGCCGCCGAGTCGATCCCCGACCGCCGCGCCTTCGCCCGACGTGTCTGTGACCGGTCCGACGGGCTCGGCGCCGACGGCGTACTCTTCCTCGCGCTCGAACCCGACTACCGGCCGCCGCGGGTCGTGATGACGCTCGTCCAGCCCGACGGCTCGACCGCGCCGATGTGCGGTAACGGCGCGCGGTGTGCCGCCGCGTGGGCGATGACGCGAACCGGCGCCGACGCGGTGATGGTCGACACGCAGTCCGGTTCCCGCCGCGCGGAACGGGTCGCGCTCGCCGACGGGGAAGATCTGACCGTCGACGGGCCGGCGGACGGACCGCTGGAGGCGGTGGCCGACGGCGAGCCACCGAACGCGACGACGGCGGACGGGCCGCCGGACGCGATCTCCGTCGAGATGGGCGAGCCGGCGTTCGAACCGGCCGCGGTGCCGGTTCGAGCCGACGGTCCGGTCGTCGAACGCCCGCTCTCCGAGCTGGGCCTCGACGGTGCCGAGGCGGCGGTCGATCCGGAGGGTACCTCCGAACTCCCCGCTTCCCACCCCGTCACGCTCGTCAACACGGGCGTACCCCACGCCATCGTCTTCGTCGACGACGTCGCGTCGGTCGACCTGACGACGCTCGGGCCGGCGATCCGCCACGCCGACGCGTTCCCGCGGGGGACCAACGTGACGATCGCCAGTCTCGATGTCGGTCGCGCCACCGACGACCACCCCGTCTTCGCCCAGCGAACGTACGAACGCGGCGTCGAGGGCGAGACCGACGCCTGCGGCACCGGCGCGGTCGCAATCGCCGCGGCCGCCGCCGAAACGGGCCGTACCGAGACGGGCGTCCCCGTTTCCGTCCACCCGCCGGGCGGCGACCTGCGGGTCGCGTTCGACGATTTGGGTCGGGCCGTCCTCGCCGGCCCGGTCGTCCGCGAGTTCACCACCGACCTGTCGGTCCTCGGGGCGCAATAG